From the Raphanus sativus cultivar WK10039 unplaced genomic scaffold, ASM80110v3 Scaffold4465, whole genome shotgun sequence genome, the window CGGTCATCTACCTGACCGCTAAGAAAGAGAATTTGTCCTCCGATAGTAGACTTTCCAGCATCTACAATGGAAAAAGTAGCCGTGTGAATATTATCAATTAACTTTGAAACCATGTGTCTACACAAGGCAACTTTCTTACAATCTAAAGAGGAACAGACTTTCCTGAAAAGTATAGACgaatatcaattaaaaaaaatcgaattcATGGAAAAAATCATCAAGTAGATGGCCATACCAACATGTCCAATGAACACCACATTTAAGTGTCTCTTTTTGTTTGCCTCTGCCACTTCTTCCGCGTCCTCTTTGGCAGCCTTTCCTTGGGCCGCCTTCTCTGTGGCTAAATTGGTTGAATGGATGAGAGAGATAAACAAGTCTTCAATCAGACACCACGATCACAGAAAGATGAGAAACGAGTAGTATAAGAGATATAAGAACCTTTCGCTGGGTCATGCACTGGATGGAGCACTTCC encodes:
- the LOC130507402 gene encoding uncharacterized protein LOC130507402 yields the protein MDLKDEFQESTPIPDVQQASEDHDQEVLHPVHDPAKATEKAAQGKAAKEDAEEVAEANKKRHLNVVFIGHVDAGKSTIGGQILFLSGQVDDRQIQKYEKEAKRKK